A portion of the Planctomycetota bacterium genome contains these proteins:
- a CDS encoding RNA-binding protein, with protein sequence MGKKLYVGGLSYDTAEETLKTTFAAAGTVASAKVIIDRDSGRSKGFGFVEMATDAEATKAIEMFNGKDLDGRSLTVNEAKPMVPRDNNRGGGGGYGGGGNRRDRY encoded by the coding sequence ATGGGTAAAAAACTCTATGTGGGCGGACTGTCATATGACACCGCTGAGGAAACCCTGAAAACAACCTTCGCCGCGGCCGGCACCGTGGCCAGCGCCAAGGTCATCATCGACCGCGACAGCGGCCGCTCAAAGGGCTTTGGCTTCGTGGAAATGGCCACCGACGCGGAAGCGACCAAGGCCATTGAGATGTTCAACGGCAAGGACCTGGACGGACGCAGCCTGACCGTCAATGAAGCCAAGCCGATGGTCCCGCGCGACAATAATCGCGGCGGCGGCGGCGGATACGGCGGCGGCGGCAACCGCAGAGACCGCTATTAA